The following coding sequences are from one Terriglobales bacterium window:
- a CDS encoding enoyl-CoA hydratase/isomerase family protein, with translation MIEHQTIGVPKAPKAPKFIQFDTSTFVARITLNHPPYNVLTVPLMTELAEAIESLNGRGDIKCILLDSSQKTFSAGISLEDSRPERVFQTLDAFTRVFQAISEISKPLIVVVNGPAVGAGSELVAFGDMIIATANARFAQPEVKMGIFPPFAAVMLPQLIGPKKAYELILTGQALTAEEAVSLGFVNRVVPESELTATVDEVISRIGEFSAPVLEMTKMVIGRTLGLPIDQAMKKSHDIYLNQLMDLEDAQEGLRAVLEKRKPIWKNR, from the coding sequence ATGATCGAGCATCAGACAATCGGCGTCCCCAAGGCGCCTAAAGCCCCGAAATTCATTCAGTTCGATACCTCCACGTTCGTGGCGCGGATCACCCTGAACCATCCGCCCTATAACGTCCTGACCGTGCCGCTGATGACCGAGCTGGCCGAGGCCATCGAAAGCCTCAACGGCCGTGGCGACATCAAGTGCATCCTGCTGGATTCTTCGCAGAAGACGTTCTCAGCCGGAATTTCGCTGGAAGATTCCCGTCCCGAGCGCGTCTTTCAGACGCTGGACGCCTTCACCCGTGTCTTTCAGGCCATCAGCGAGATTTCCAAGCCGCTGATTGTGGTCGTGAATGGCCCCGCGGTGGGCGCCGGCTCTGAGCTGGTCGCCTTCGGTGACATGATCATCGCCACCGCCAACGCTCGATTCGCGCAGCCTGAAGTGAAAATGGGAATCTTCCCTCCCTTCGCTGCCGTCATGCTCCCTCAACTCATTGGTCCGAAGAAAGCTTACGAGCTGATCCTCACCGGACAGGCCCTGACCGCGGAAGAAGCCGTGTCATTGGGCTTTGTGAACCGGGTGGTGCCGGAATCGGAACTGACAGCCACCGTCGATGAGGTCATCTCCCGCATCGGCGAATTCAGCGCTCCCGTGCTGGAGATGACCAAGATGGTGATCGGCCGCACTCTCGGCCTCCCGATCGATCAGGCCATGAAGAAGTCGCACGACATCTATCTCAACCAGCTCATGGATCTGGAAGATGCCCAGGAAGGTCTGCGCGCCGTCCTCGAAAAGCGCAAGCCCATCTGGAAGAACCGCTAA
- a CDS encoding carboxypeptidase regulatory-like domain-containing protein, which yields MRRHLILAILLTAHAVWAATWLSQLGGRCVGEDGKPLANAVLKFQDPGTGHHFQVTTNENGSYFHIGVESGVYNVRVTQAGKEVGEFHQLQITWSNSLITINFDIAHDSIEVKRDRLHQEVVLGSTPLPEYLLPEHNKEDEKIAAINAKLAEAKALGAQGNWLAAAEVLGVAVDIDPKRDLPWAHLGEAYRQAAASGVSQAEPLLEKSIHAYQHAISLHPHVAYYNNLGQAYAQLKRWNDAAREFGRAAELSPGGNAIADMNAGNVLLAKSENESGETAQTSLRQAAEALGRVNALEPQNSEAYYLRGICLLRLTEVGSSDPGYTQVKEAFLRYMELDGKGPHAEEVKAMLESLGGLGKRE from the coding sequence ATGCGGCGACACCTCATCCTAGCGATCCTGTTGACGGCGCACGCGGTATGGGCTGCAACCTGGCTGTCGCAGTTGGGTGGCAGATGCGTGGGCGAGGACGGCAAGCCGCTGGCGAATGCGGTTCTCAAATTCCAGGATCCCGGAACCGGACACCATTTCCAGGTCACCACCAATGAGAATGGCAGCTACTTCCATATCGGCGTCGAGTCGGGCGTGTACAACGTGCGGGTGACCCAAGCGGGGAAGGAAGTGGGCGAATTCCATCAACTGCAGATCACGTGGAGCAACTCGCTGATTACCATCAATTTCGATATCGCCCACGATTCCATCGAAGTGAAGCGCGACCGGCTGCATCAGGAAGTGGTTCTGGGGAGCACTCCGCTGCCGGAATACCTGCTGCCGGAGCACAACAAAGAGGACGAGAAGATAGCGGCGATCAACGCCAAGCTGGCGGAGGCCAAGGCGCTCGGCGCCCAGGGCAACTGGCTGGCAGCGGCGGAGGTGCTGGGCGTAGCGGTCGATATCGATCCCAAGCGCGATTTGCCGTGGGCGCATCTGGGCGAGGCTTACCGGCAGGCGGCCGCGTCCGGGGTCAGCCAAGCCGAGCCGCTTCTGGAGAAGAGTATCCACGCTTACCAGCACGCCATCTCGCTGCACCCCCATGTCGCTTACTACAACAACCTGGGGCAGGCATATGCGCAGCTGAAACGTTGGAATGATGCGGCGCGTGAATTCGGGCGGGCCGCTGAGCTGTCACCGGGCGGCAATGCTATTGCCGATATGAATGCCGGAAACGTGTTGTTGGCGAAATCGGAAAATGAGTCGGGGGAAACCGCCCAGACCAGCTTGCGACAGGCGGCGGAGGCTCTGGGGCGGGTGAATGCTCTCGAACCGCAGAATAGTGAAGCGTATTATCTTCGCGGGATCTGCCTGCTCCGTCTTACCGAGGTTGGCAGTTCGGATCCGGGCTACACCCAGGTGAAGGAGGCGTTTCTCCGTTACATGGAATTGGACGGGAAAGGTCCGCATGCGGAGGAAGTGAAGGCCATGTTGGAGTCATTGGGGGGTCTGGGAAAGAGGGAGTAG